In a genomic window of Helianthus annuus cultivar XRQ/B chromosome 10, HanXRQr2.0-SUNRISE, whole genome shotgun sequence:
- the LOC110885622 gene encoding leucine-rich repeat receptor-like kinase protein THICK TASSEL DWARF1, translating into MTSISLFFLLLLLSATAAIATLSSDLTALEAIKAAIDPATIPETSCLASWNFTSDPCSSNALPTHFRCGLSCGFENRITGLYFDGAGYSGTISPFISNLTGLLAIYLRDNKFHGPIPTALFSLPNLGTLDVRNNLFSGSIPPVISITKTLLDIDLSNNSLSGSLPPTLSSLSLGALNLSFNQFSGPIPILPPNLEILAIQSNYFSGYLRNRSFGGLIQLKNVDLSRNSLTGPIPGWFFLQPRLERVNLSHNGFTGIEVLKPNKTRLIDVDAGYNKIVGYLSANFMAYPELTSLSLRDNKLQGPILKEFSLKNMMLRNLFLEGNYFNGKPSKDFFSRKSIVSGSFGDNCLKRCPKSSKLCLEPQKPSSICRNVYGGKGNP; encoded by the coding sequence ATGACATCCATCTCTCTATTCTTCCTCCTCCTACTCCTATCCGCCACCGCGGCCATCGCCACACTCTCATCTGATCTAACCGCCCTCGAAGCCATAAAGGCGGCCATCGACCCCGCCACCATTCCCGAAACCTCTTGCTTGGCCTCATGGAATTTCACCTCCGATCCCTGCAGCTCCAATGCTCTCCCCACACACTTCCGCTGCGGGCTCTCCTGCGGCTTCGAGAACCGAATCACTGGGCTCTACTTCGATGGTGCCGGTTATTCCGGAACTATCTCCCCATTCATTTCCAATCTCACCGGACTACTCGCAATCTATCTCCGTGATAACAAATTCCACGGCCCTATCCCCACCGCTCTCTTCTCCCTCCCTAACCTCGGCACACTCGATGTCCGAAACAACTTATTCTCCGGCTCCATCCCACCCGTCATTTCCATTACCAAAACTCTATTAGACATAGACCTTTCTAACAATTCACTATCCGGCTCATTGCCACCCACATTGAGCTCACTCTCTTTAGGTGCTCTTAATCTGAGCTTCAATCAATTCTCCGGGCCAATCCCTATACTCCCCCCGAATCTAGAAATACTCGCGATTCAATCCAATTATTTTTCTGGGTACCTGAGAAATAGATCGTTTGGAGGGTTGATTCAACTCAAAAATGTAGACCTCAGTCGTAACTCGCTAACCGGACCAATCCCCGGCTGGTTCTTCCTCCAACCGCGTCTCGAGCGAGTCAACCTGTCCCATAATGGATTCACAGGTATTGAGGTGTTAAAACCCAATAAAACCCGCCTCATTGACGTAGATGCCGGATATAATAAAATTGTTGGATACTTGTCCGCGAACTTCATGGCGTACCCGGAATTGACGTCGCTATCACTCCGAGACAACAAGCTGCAAGGACCGATCCTGAAGGAGTTCAGCCTGAAGAATATGATGTTGCGGAATTTGTTTCTGGAAGGAAACTACTTTAACGGAAAGCCGTCGAAGGACTTTTTCTCCCGGAAATCGATTGTTTCAGGGAGCTTTGGGGACAATTGCCTGAAGAGGTGTCCAAAATCTTCCAAGCTCTGCTTGGAACCACAGAAACCATCGTCCATCTGTCGGAATGTATATGGTGGGAAAGGAAATCCATAG
- the LOC110882457 gene encoding uncharacterized mitochondrial protein AtMg00810-like, which yields MKEEFEMFDMGLLKYFLGLEVKQTKQGFFLSQDKYVKSLLLKFGMEVCNVEDIPMIVNDKLQIDDQAYKANEVAYRSLVGGLIYLTHSRPDLAYSVSIVSRFMQVPSKIHWGAERRILRYVACTTGFGIWYNKGAKIELVGYTDSDWASCIDDRKSISASVFFLGSGAVTWSSKK from the coding sequence ATGAAAGAGGAGTTCGAAATGTTTGATATGGGTTTGCTAAAGTATTTTTTGGGTCTGGAAGTCAAGCAAACAAAGCAAGGATTTTTTCTGTCACAAGATAAATATGTAAAGAGTTTATTGTTGAAGTTTGGTATGGAAGTGTGCAATGTAGAAGATATCCCTATGATTGTAAATGATAAGTTGCAGATTGATGACCAGGCATACAAGGCTAATGAGGTTGCTTATAGAAGTCTAGTTGGAGGTTTGATTTACCTTACTCACTCAAGACCTGATCTAGCTTATTCAGTGAGTATTGTCTCGCGGTTCATGCAAGTGCCTTCTAAAATTCATTGGGGTGCAGAGCGCAGAATATTAAGGTATGTCGCATGTACGACGGGATTTGGTATTTGGTACAACAAAGGTGCAAAGATTGAGCTTGTGGGTTACACTGATAGCGACTGGGCCAGTTGTATTGATGATCGCAAGAGTATATCAGCTAGTGTATTCTTCTTGGGTAGCGGTGCTGTCACATGGAGCTCTAAAAAATAA